One genomic window of Halovivax cerinus includes the following:
- a CDS encoding sulfatase-like hydrolase/transferase, translating into MLTQWPESAASFDATNVFVYVGDAVRWDHTPNRLLDRGVSCETIAASTHSPTSFASLATGWAPPRHGVRDFTDRLPADAPTFFDLPGFDTRFVNSVRDQPSDVDPIYSVLDVEPPPTDHPFDGIDEPFAVMERGPGGHAPYGTFEGTAWEYFEARGSQPASEYEREYATAVADDADRFERRLDELDDRGLREETLVVYTSDHGELLGEGGVLGHNAPMHPALVRVPTVFVHPDLPATRLTSGVFRHVDLRPTIVDALNRVSDTSGRQPTAAGVSEGQPTSDRTAEAAAGDGVSRIGERLPRYGSSFYESSLPVPVTSRVESIRYEGVWDRGGGRVFAASPAHERLAALGGKLLKSPTRDFLRANLGAAIRSYAAGDRRFGSPTVSRSGARNALDALRAEATRGRAVSLTDEQRTRLEELGYLS; encoded by the coding sequence ATGCTGACGCAGTGGCCCGAATCAGCCGCGTCATTCGACGCGACGAACGTCTTCGTCTACGTCGGCGACGCCGTCAGGTGGGACCACACGCCGAATCGACTCCTCGATCGGGGCGTTTCGTGCGAGACGATCGCCGCGTCGACACACAGCCCGACGTCATTCGCGTCGCTCGCTACCGGGTGGGCACCGCCACGGCACGGCGTCCGAGACTTCACCGACCGGCTCCCTGCCGACGCGCCCACGTTCTTCGACCTCCCGGGGTTCGACACCCGGTTCGTGAACTCGGTTCGGGACCAGCCGTCGGACGTGGACCCGATCTACTCGGTGCTCGACGTCGAGCCGCCACCGACCGATCACCCGTTCGACGGGATCGACGAACCATTCGCCGTGATGGAGCGCGGGCCCGGTGGTCACGCCCCCTACGGGACGTTCGAGGGGACCGCGTGGGAGTACTTCGAAGCGCGCGGGAGTCAACCCGCGAGCGAGTACGAACGTGAGTACGCCACGGCCGTCGCGGACGACGCCGATCGATTCGAACGTCGGCTCGACGAACTCGACGACCGTGGACTCCGTGAGGAGACGCTGGTCGTCTACACGTCGGACCACGGCGAACTGCTCGGAGAGGGTGGCGTGCTCGGACACAACGCACCCATGCACCCCGCCCTGGTTCGGGTCCCGACGGTGTTCGTCCATCCGGATCTGCCAGCGACCCGCCTGACGTCGGGGGTCTTCAGACACGTCGATCTCCGTCCGACGATCGTCGACGCGCTGAACCGTGTGTCGGATACGAGTGGGCGGCAACCGACGGCCGCCGGAGTGAGTGAAGGGCAACCGACGTCGGACCGAACGGCCGAGGCGGCCGCGGGCGACGGAGTGAGCCGCATCGGCGAGCGGCTTCCGAGGTACGGATCGTCGTTCTACGAATCGTCGCTCCCGGTGCCCGTCACGTCGCGCGTCGAATCGATCCGCTACGAGGGCGTCTGGGACAGGGGTGGCGGTCGCGTCTTCGCCGCCTCCCCCGCGCACGAACGGCTCGCCGCGCTCGGCGGAAAGCTGCTCAAGAGTCCGACGCGCGATTTTCTGCGGGCAAACCTCGGCGCCGCGATCCGGTCTTACGCCGCGGGAGATCGGCGCTTCGGAAGTCCAACCGTTTCGCGGTCGGGAGCGCGCAATGCACTGGACGCGCTGCGCGCAGAGGCGACCCGCGGACGGGCGGTCTCACTCACCGACGAACAGCGAACGCGACTCGAAGAGTTGGGGTACCTGTCATGA
- a CDS encoding glycosyltransferase family 4 protein codes for MPRVLYYGSSTQVHSGASQWMFRLADRMRERGHRTLAALPADGGIAEWYHEAGVPTVRCWSKPLSRRRSLFGQLRYPAALFDAVADLRSVIRAHDVDIVHVNEVTYLAGLLAGRVSDVETVCHVRICRTSSPMRNVLGSLAYRFSDRVVCVSDRVAECLFRDLGFDGPRVTVVRDGLPSPERFESLPDGRRFRATFDIDEDAFLVVNVSKLIRNKGQDRVLDAAGRTWDEDIVYAIVGGDVDGHEAYAASLRRRGAGLENVAMTGFYPDLTEVLGAADALIHVPRHEDPFPGVVLEGMAAGLPVIGSTSGGIPEQIDDGETGYLVDQRGDTETIVGHIRRLAAEPTLRSRLGRTGADRAFDRFDPDAYFDEMDGLYRQLSDEPRVRAYSS; via the coding sequence ATGCCCCGCGTTCTCTACTACGGGTCCTCGACGCAGGTCCACAGTGGAGCGTCGCAGTGGATGTTCCGGCTGGCAGATCGAATGCGCGAGCGGGGTCACCGGACCCTCGCTGCGCTGCCAGCCGACGGCGGTATCGCGGAGTGGTATCACGAAGCAGGCGTTCCGACGGTACGATGCTGGTCGAAGCCGCTCAGCCGCCGGCGATCACTTTTCGGTCAGCTTCGCTATCCGGCCGCACTTTTCGACGCCGTTGCGGACCTTCGGTCCGTAATTCGCGCCCACGACGTGGATATCGTTCACGTCAACGAGGTCACCTACCTCGCCGGCTTACTCGCCGGCCGGGTGAGCGACGTCGAGACCGTCTGTCACGTTCGAATCTGTCGGACGTCTTCCCCCATGCGGAACGTCCTCGGTTCGCTCGCCTACCGATTCTCCGATCGTGTCGTCTGTGTCTCCGACAGGGTTGCCGAGTGTCTGTTCAGGGACCTCGGGTTCGACGGACCGCGAGTGACGGTCGTTCGCGACGGCCTACCGTCGCCGGAACGCTTCGAGTCCCTCCCTGACGGCCGGCGATTTCGGGCGACGTTCGACATCGACGAGGACGCGTTTCTGGTGGTGAACGTATCCAAACTGATTCGGAACAAGGGCCAGGATCGCGTCCTCGACGCTGCCGGACGAACCTGGGACGAGGACATCGTGTACGCCATCGTCGGCGGCGACGTCGACGGCCACGAGGCGTACGCCGCTTCACTCCGTCGACGCGGGGCCGGCCTCGAAAACGTCGCCATGACGGGCTTTTACCCGGACCTCACCGAAGTCCTCGGTGCGGCCGATGCCCTGATCCACGTCCCGCGGCACGAGGATCCGTTCCCGGGTGTCGTCCTGGAGGGCATGGCGGCGGGGCTCCCGGTGATCGGATCGACGAGCGGCGGTATTCCCGAGCAGATCGACGACGGGGAGACCGGCTACCTGGTGGACCAGCGGGGCGATACGGAGACGATCGTCGGTCACATCCGGCGACTTGCGGCGGAGCCCACGCTCCGCTCGCGTCTCGGACGAACCGGGGCCGATCGTGCGTTCGATCGATTCGACCCGGACGCGTATTTCGACGAGATGGACGGACTGTACCGTCAGCTGTCCGACGAACCTCGGGTGCGAGCGTACTCATCGTAG